The Gammaproteobacteria bacterium DNA window CAGCCGACGATCGTAAGTTCCATGATCTAGTGACAGCACGTAACCAAGCCGATAATTTAATTCATGGCGTGACTAAATCCATGCAAGAGGCGGGTGACAAAGTAACTCCTGAAGAAAAGTCTGCGATTGAGAAAGAAATTCAATCATTACAAGAAGCAATGAAAACCGATAATAAAGATGAGATTGAAGGGAAGACTAAAGCGCTGACCGATGCGTCTTCGAAAATGGCAGAACGCCTTTATGCGCAAGGTCAAGCTGAACAACAACAATCTTCTCAACAGCAGCAACAACAACAGCCGGGTGAAGGGGCGCAAGACAAACCTTCCCAAAAACAAGGTGAAAACGTTGTCGATGCTGAATTTGAAGAAGTTAAAGATGATGAAAAGCGAGATTCATAACTCTTAATTATTTAGTCTATAAAAAGTGGCAGCTCAGGAATTTGCTTTCCTGAGCTCCCTTTTTAATTTAAATTTAGTGAAATATAAATATGAGTAAGCGCGATTACTACGAGACGTTGGGCGTAACCCGCAACGCAAGCGAAGAAGAAATTAAAAAAACTTATCGTCGCTTAGCAATGAAACACCATCCTGATCGTAATGCTGATGATCATACTTCTGAAGAGAAGTTCAAACAAATTAAAGAAGCATACGAAGTTTTATCCAATCCTCGTAAGCGTGCGACGTATGATCAATTTGGTCATGCCGGCATGGAAGGAGGCGGCGGTTTTGGGGGCGCTGGTGGCGCGGGCGGGATGAATTTTGGTGACATCTTCGGTGATATCTTTGGCGATATTTTTGGGGGTGGACGCGGCGGGCCTGCGCGCGGATCGGATTTATTTTTTACGCTGGAAATAACACTCGAAAATGCAGTTTTTGGCAAAACAGCAGAAGTTTCTATTCCTACACTTATTCATTGTATAGACTGCCGAGGAAGCGGTTCCCGTCCAGGAACAACCCCCGTAACGTGTGGGGATTGCGGTGGTCATGGTCAAATTCGCATTCAGCAAGGCTTTTTCTCAGTTCAACAAACCTGTCCAACATGTTATGGGAAAGGTAAAGTGATCCAAAGTCCTTGTCCAAGTTGTCATGGACATGGGAGGCGCAAACAAAATAAAAAATTATCTGTCAAGATTCCGCCTGGTGTTGATACCGGGGATCGAATTCGCTTAAGTGGTGAAGGAGAAGCAGGTGATACGGGAGCGGTTGCAGGTGACTTGTATATTCAAATTCAAGTTCAACCTCATCCCTTATTTGAACGCGATGGCAAAAATTTATATTGCGAAGTACCCATAAGTTTCACAACTGCAACACTGGGTGGTGAACTTGAAGTTCCAGCTTTAAACGGAAGAGTAAAATTAAAAATTCCTGTTGAGACGCAAACGAATAAAGTATTCCGCATTAAAGGGATGGGCGTACCTTCTGTACGAGGCGGGGGACAAGGCGATTTAATGTGTAAAGTTCAAGTTGAAACACCGGTAAATTTAACTGCTAAACAAAAGGAATTGCTACAACAGTTTGAAAAAACCATGTCAGCGAATAACAAACATAATCCTCGTTCTAGCTCGTGGTTTAATAAAGTCAAACAATTTTTTGATGACATGAAGTTTTAGCTAATCAACTTTAAATTAATTAAACAGTGGTAAACCACGTAGAGGTTATTCGCTATGCAAAAAATACCTATGACGGTTGTGGGTGCGGAAAAGTTGCGAGAGGAGTTAACCCGTTTAAAACAAACGGAGCGTCCCAAAATTATTAACGCTATAGCTGAAGCTCGGGCACATGGTGATTTGAAAGAAAATGCGGAATATCATGCAGCAAGAGAGCAGCAGAGCTTTGTTGAAGGTCGTATCAAAGAGATTGAATCTAAGCTTTCGAATGCTCAAACCATTGATGTTACGCAAATTGAAAATACCGGTAGAGTCATTTTTGGTACCACTGTCGTCCTTGAAAATAATACGGGTAAACTTCGTTATAAAATTGTGGGTGAGGATGAGGCAGACATCAAAGAAAATATGATTTCAGTTACTTCTCCCGTGGCGCGTGCCCTCATTGGAAAGTTTGAAGGTGATAGTGTTGAAGTGAAGACCCCTGAAGGTACGACTGTTTACGAAATTATTGAAGTAGCCTATCTCTAATGGCAAAAAGAAGAAGCAGCAGCGGTCGTTGGCTGCAAGAACATTTTTCTGATCCCTTTGTTAAAGAAGCTAAAGTAGCAGGTTATCGTTCTCGTGCAGCGTTTAAGTTAATTGAAATTCAAGAGCGTGATCGTATATTCAAACCGGGAATGATGATTGTCGATTTAGGCGCGGCACCGGGTGGCTGGTCACAAATTGTTACACGTTATATCAAACCCCGAGGACGAGTTATTGCAATTGATATCTTACCCATGGAAGCATTACCTTCTGTTGAATTTATGCAGGGCGATTTTACAGAAGAAAATTTTGTTACCGACTTACTAAGTTTTCTTGGGGTAACAGAAGAGAAGCATCCAGTTGATTGGGTTATTTCTGACATGGCTCCCAATATGAGTGGCAATGAAAGTGTCGATATTCCGCGATCTATGTATCTTGCTGAATTAGCATTAGAATTTGCTTTGCAAGTGCTTCATCAAGAAGGGGGTTTATTGATCAAAGTCTTTCAAGGTGAGGGCTTTGATCAATTGATTTTAGATATTAAACAATCGTTTAAACAAGTTTCGATTAGAAAACCAAAAGCCTCACGTTCACGATCAAGAGAAGTGTACGTTGTTGCGAGCATGAGAAAGGTTAAATAAAACGCGTTTTAATCTTTTTGCTGCAAAAAACTGCTGATTTGAGTCGTGCTAACGCTCATTTCTAGTTTCTAACCGGTAGATTATGTATCATTAATGAATACGCAAAGAAGAATTACCCGTTTGTTTTAAAGAGGCCACCAACGTGAATGACGCAGTAAAGACGATACTTTTGTGGATGGTCATCGGTATTATTCTTATCTCGGTTTTTAATAACTTCGGGCCAAAGCGCGAGACTGAAGAACGAATTAGTTATTCAGCTTTCCTAAATGACATTAAACAGGGGAACGTGCGCTCTGTAACTGTCACTGAACAAAATGTTACCGGTACGTTCCAAAACAATAAAGCTTTCACAACCTATCTTCCCATGCGACAAGATCCAGCGCTTTTACAATCAATGATTGATAAAGGTGTTGTGATAAAAGGTAAGCAACCCGATCAACCAGGATTATTGGTTCATCTTTTAAATTTACTACCCTGGATTTTCTTGTTTGCGATTTGGATTTATGTTTTACGCCAACAATCGGGTGGCGGCAAAGGAGGCGCTTTTTCCTTTGGTCGTTCACGGGCTCGATTATTAAATGCAGATCAAGTAAAAATTACATTTGGTGATGTTGCAGGATGTGAAGAAGCAAAAGAAGAAGTGAAGGAGCTTGTCGATTTTCTAAAAGATCCAAGTAAATTTCAACGGCTGGGCGGTAAAATTCCCCGCGGCGTCTTACTCATAGGACCTCCAGGGACAGGTAAAACTTTATTAGCTAAAGCAGTAGCCGGTGAAGCCAAAGTTCCCTTCTTTACTATTTCTGGTTCAGATTTTGTAGAAATGTTTGTTGGTGTGGGTGCCTCACGTGTTCGCGACATGTTTGAACAAGCCAAGAAACAAGCACCTTGTATTATTTTCATCGATGAAATCGATGCGGTAGGGCGCCATCGTGGTGCAGGATTGGGCGGTGGACATGACGAACGAGAACAAACTCTTAACCAATTACTTGTGGAAATGGATGGCTTCCAAGGTAATGAAGGCGTGATAGTGGTTGCCGCGACTAATCGTCCGGATGTATTGGATCCCGCATTGTTGCGACCTGGTAGGTTTGATCGCCAAGTGATTGTCGGCTTACCGGATGTTCGTGGTCGAGAACAAATTTTGCGTGTCCATAGCCGCAAAGTCCCCATCACCGATGATGTTGATGTAAGCGTCATTGCGCGTGGAACCCCGGGATTTTCGGGTGCAGATCTCGCTAATATTGTGAACGAAGCTGCACTATTCGCAGCACGATCCAACAAACGTGCTGTCGATATGGAAGATTTTGAACGTGCGAAAGATAAAGTAATTATGGGTGCAGAACGTCGTTCGATGGTGATGTCTGAAGAAGAAAAGAAATTAACGGCTTATCATGAAGCAGGGCATACCATCGTTGGTTTGTGCGTTCCAGAGCATGATCCCGTCCATAAGGTCACCATTATTCCGCGTGGTCGCGCATTAGGTGTCACGATGTTCTTACCAGAATCCGATCGATACAACCACACTCGTGAATACTTAGAAAGTAAAATTTCTACCTTGTTTGGCGGCCGTTTAGCAGAAGAAATTATTTTTGGGATGAGCAAAGTAACGACTGGTGCTTCCAACGACATTCAAAAGGCAACTGAAATTGCGCGTAACATGGTTACGAAGTGGGGATTATCAGAGAAGATTGGTCCTTTGACGATTGGTGGTAATGATGAAGAAGTCTTTTTAGGCCATTCCATTACGCGTCATAAGGAAGTATCTGAATCCATGTCGAGTATGATTGATGCTGAAGTAAGAAGTATTGTAGGTCGTAATTATAAACGGGCTGATCAAATCCTAAAAGAAAATATCGATAAGTTGCATATAATGGCAACGGCGCTCGTTAAATATGAGACGCTTGATCTCCATCAAATTCACGACATTATGGCCAATCGTCCTGTTAAAGAACCGGCAAATTGGCGTGCCCGTGATGCCAAACATCACGAAACGGTGGTTCCTGAGCGTCCTGGTATTGTTATTGGGCCAACGCCAGATGATCAAATTAAATTAGGTGATGAAAACAAAGGAACGGCATCGACAGATGGAACAAGTGTTAGCTGATAAAAGTTCG harbors:
- the dnaJ gene encoding molecular chaperone DnaJ encodes the protein MSKRDYYETLGVTRNASEEEIKKTYRRLAMKHHPDRNADDHTSEEKFKQIKEAYEVLSNPRKRATYDQFGHAGMEGGGGFGGAGGAGGMNFGDIFGDIFGDIFGGGRGGPARGSDLFFTLEITLENAVFGKTAEVSIPTLIHCIDCRGSGSRPGTTPVTCGDCGGHGQIRIQQGFFSVQQTCPTCYGKGKVIQSPCPSCHGHGRRKQNKKLSVKIPPGVDTGDRIRLSGEGEAGDTGAVAGDLYIQIQVQPHPLFERDGKNLYCEVPISFTTATLGGELEVPALNGRVKLKIPVETQTNKVFRIKGMGVPSVRGGGQGDLMCKVQVETPVNLTAKQKELLQQFEKTMSANNKHNPRSSSWFNKVKQFFDDMKF
- the greA gene encoding transcription elongation factor GreA, whose amino-acid sequence is MQKIPMTVVGAEKLREELTRLKQTERPKIINAIAEARAHGDLKENAEYHAAREQQSFVEGRIKEIESKLSNAQTIDVTQIENTGRVIFGTTVVLENNTGKLRYKIVGEDEADIKENMISVTSPVARALIGKFEGDSVEVKTPEGTTVYEIIEVAYL
- the rlmE gene encoding 23S rRNA (uridine(2552)-2'-O)-methyltransferase RlmE, which codes for MAKRRSSSGRWLQEHFSDPFVKEAKVAGYRSRAAFKLIEIQERDRIFKPGMMIVDLGAAPGGWSQIVTRYIKPRGRVIAIDILPMEALPSVEFMQGDFTEENFVTDLLSFLGVTEEKHPVDWVISDMAPNMSGNESVDIPRSMYLAELALEFALQVLHQEGGLLIKVFQGEGFDQLILDIKQSFKQVSIRKPKASRSRSREVYVVASMRKVK
- a CDS encoding ATP-dependent metallopeptidase FtsH/Yme1/Tma family protein, translating into MVIGIILISVFNNFGPKRETEERISYSAFLNDIKQGNVRSVTVTEQNVTGTFQNNKAFTTYLPMRQDPALLQSMIDKGVVIKGKQPDQPGLLVHLLNLLPWIFLFAIWIYVLRQQSGGGKGGAFSFGRSRARLLNADQVKITFGDVAGCEEAKEEVKELVDFLKDPSKFQRLGGKIPRGVLLIGPPGTGKTLLAKAVAGEAKVPFFTISGSDFVEMFVGVGASRVRDMFEQAKKQAPCIIFIDEIDAVGRHRGAGLGGGHDEREQTLNQLLVEMDGFQGNEGVIVVAATNRPDVLDPALLRPGRFDRQVIVGLPDVRGREQILRVHSRKVPITDDVDVSVIARGTPGFSGADLANIVNEAALFAARSNKRAVDMEDFERAKDKVIMGAERRSMVMSEEEKKLTAYHEAGHTIVGLCVPEHDPVHKVTIIPRGRALGVTMFLPESDRYNHTREYLESKISTLFGGRLAEEIIFGMSKVTTGASNDIQKATEIARNMVTKWGLSEKIGPLTIGGNDEEVFLGHSITRHKEVSESMSSMIDAEVRSIVGRNYKRADQILKENIDKLHIMATALVKYETLDLHQIHDIMANRPVKEPANWRARDAKHHETVVPERPGIVIGPTPDDQIKLGDENKGTASTDGTSVS